CCTCCTCCAGGCTCCGCAGTAACCCTGTGGCCCGAACTCCatggtttttgctgtgtttccacgCTCTAAACTGAGAGTAGGTGGGATTTCTTaggtgggaagaaaacattttacctaTCTTGAAACAGTTGTGAGTGATATGTACTAGACCAGGACTAAGtaccatcttttttgtttactctgtcagattttaggggttctttttgcaacattgttacattgggggaaaaaaacaggctgtactttaaatgtagcagactctcttcttctacttcttctacaCTCTTCAGTAAGAAGTGGTTGTGAAATGTCACAAGTATTAAGGCTTGTTGCTTGCTTCACCAGTAACCTCAATTTCACGTTTGTAGCCTTGGCCAGTTacaggaaaagcattgttttccaaatcccacgtctttcaaaaacaaaactttggttatgaggagcggactggagctgataactagttatcaaattcagtctctcaaaaagtatcCCCATAATTTCTGAAGGCATAGGAGATCGGTATCTGCTCACGTATACCTTCCCTTCGTTCCTAAAAGTCTTCCAAATATTCAGTAGGAGGTATAATGActtaaaacaggtaaaataaactgaattcctTACATGCTACAAGAATGCTTTTGCATAATGCTACATCCCTCAAGGCAGGGCACAATCGTTTCCAAATTCAGAAATGGATAGCAATAtacaaatggcttgtcatcagAGTGAAAAACTCTCCAGTCTTGACTGGGTATTAAGTGAATCTGAAGTATGACTctccttgttcttttctttaaactttctgcacaaaagcaggaaaGTTCTGATCAGTGGTACCAtgactttttctgggtggtCAGTTTTGTGCCTGCAGGGACTAAGTGAGAATAGAGATAATCGTGGTTGCCAGTTGTAAGGGCCGAGTgaagcaggaagcagaaagtgGGAATGACCCGCTTAGAGTAGTTGCCATGTGgaacaaagataaaatgctgtgttcaggATAAACGAGGAACATTCCAGTAATGCTTTGTTACCACGAGCAAATCTGCTGAAGGTGGAAAGCCTTATATCCAAGTAACTATAGTACTTGTGATAACTAAGAATGAGGTTTTACctgtgttttttgaacaaaacctcttattttggaaagaatgtaACTGTGCTATTGGTCGATGTTCTTGAACATCACGATGTTCGTGATGATCTTGTTCTTTGGGACTTGAAAGTAAacgctgtgctttttttttaagggaggtGATGTAACTAACCATGATGGAACAGGTGGACGGTCAATTTATGGAGATGCATTTGAAGAAGAGAGCTTTGAAGTGAAGCACACGGGTCCTGGATTGCTGTCGATGGCAAATAGGGGTCGGGCTACGAATAACTCTCAGTTCTTCACAACACTCAAAACAGTAGAAGCCTTGGACTTTAAACAcgtggtgtttggttttgtgacaGATGGAATGGATGTTGTGAAAAAGCTCGAATCCTTTGGTTCTCCCAACGGGTTAGTAAGTGGAAGAGTTGTCATTACAGACTGTGGGCAAATAGAGAATTCTGGCTTTTGAGTATACAGATGTTCTAGCAgtataaatcagtatttagatgttattgattaattatttccacttCCTTAAAAAGGACACTTCTgatgtataaatgtaaaattgcagcttatggttgttttttatgtgttctaattgattttttttgcatgttaaataaGTTCAGACACTGGCATATTTTGGGTGTATTTGTGTTATGACATATTTGTATGGAATGtcaaattttacaaattaaatcttAGTCTTGTCAAAATAACTATTGTCTTCACTTTGGCTTGCTGAAGAGCAATTTGCATCGCGTTGTGTACTTATTTTGAACGTGCTAATTGATGTTGATGGTCAGTAGACGGAAGGCCTTTGAAATGTCATTCTTCCTCTGATGAGCAgtgaggaagctgaggcagctgggCAGGTGCTGGTCAGGTGGAtgctgttttgtgctgtctGCAGGCTCTTGGGCACTTGAGTACTTTGAAAGGTAAAGAGCAGTTCTTATGTGCAGTCTGCCACAGGATTTAGTTCATACTTGCTCGGGAGATTACCTTCCAGACCCACGTTGTTTTTGTACATGGTATGTTAAAGTGGCTGGTAACTTTTCGTGACAACCATCTCCTGGAGTGTTATCTGGgaagctgtggtgcagaggggGAACGTGCATGGGTAagttctttttaacttctctctTACAGCTCGGCGCCAGGactatcagtatttttttcagaacagccgACTTGCTGTTCATATATGCAGTTAGAGATGACTATAGACATCACATGTTTCTGTCACGCGCTATATCTTCATATCATGCTTTACTTCTGAGGCTAGCGAGAGCaacccttccctcagcctctccagggAACGCTGCTTACACAAGCATTACCCTGCACGCCCCTAGCGCACAGATTCGACCCGTGCCTGCGTTACACGGAGCTGTAACCCAACAGCGAGCCTCTCCCCCTCTCGTCCCTGTCCCCGGGACGAGGCCCCACCGTTGTTCCCGTTAACCCCCTCCGCCCGCCCCGGTCCCTCAGCGCAGCGGCCGCCTCGATTTCACGTTGGTAGCCTTGGCCAGTTActggaaaagcattgttttccaaatcccacatctttcagaaacaaaactttgggtatgaggagcggactggagctgataactagttatcaaattcagtctctcaaaaagtatcAGAAGGGTCTTCCTATGCAATTACTTTGAAAGTGTTGTACAtctaaaatgtgcttgttgtgtgttttccgTTCAGAAATCGTTGAAAGGATTCCAGTTCgctaagctgtattttgaagtaaagGAGTATGAACTTGCTAAAAGGTAATACGCGTTGCTGTATTCTGCTATTCTGTTCtctaaagtactttagaaaAGCTAAGTGAATATGAAGTAGACTGGAGAAATCAAGATCACTATCATGCTGCTTTACAGTAGCAGTAGATGTGGGTatcaagtgctgtttaaatctttataaaacagcaacttaGATAATTAGTTGCGTGATATTGAAAAACTTGCTGtttgaaatggcttttattccattgtattatgaagtaattacagttacagtttctttctctttttttttttttttttttttttttttttttagtaaataccAATACTTGGTGGCAAATAAGTAGTGtctgtacatgtaaaaataatgttgttctgTACTTTAAGGTCCAGACCAGGTATCTGGAACCAACCATGACTGCATTTCCTGTATCACATGTTAAATTCCTGCCCCGCTTCCgtggacactggggggggggcgggggaggacagagggacTCGTATTATTGAGGAAtattgatcctttttttcctgctccatagGTATATATCTACATACCTCAGTGTGCAAAAGAGAGATGCGAGAGCACACAGATTTCTTGGACAAATTTATGAAGCTGAGGACAACATAGAAAAAGCTTTTGGATGTTACAGGGTAAGTACTCCACCGACCTCCGATGTCCTGCTTTAATCCATTGTAAAgggacttttaaaatcattctgttctggacttttcttaaatgcatagaagaaaacatgtttgtggaAAAAGTGTAATATGTATGCTTTCTGTTGCCAAAGGTGTATATGACGTACTGCAGAGGGGATTCttcatttgatgtgttttgcttcatcagtattttttttttaagatgattctTTTGTGACCTAGACTGGGTCTTTGTGCTAGCTGCTACTAAATTCTTTCCATATCTTACATTGCCCTTTGGATTAGGGaatttgacagcagtgacagattcTTAGCAAGGGCTCAGGTGACAGCAGTAATCTAGTTGCTACTGGAAGACTAGACCTAGGGTGTTTTCTAGTTGTtcgtatttattgcttttttggggggttttgtttgggggggtgtgagatggggcagggcgaacataattgacatttatttgtatgattgcccaatgaaaaattcaccatcagaatgcctttgttcaggttttggggagggagaggatgtgCTCAAAAGTTTTGCTGCCAATACATCCCAGCTTGTTGTAGGGTGTgacttaattatatatttcttcaaaaatgtctaTATGGAGTTAGACTAAAGGTACGTAAGAGTCCAGCTGCCTGCGTATAGCTGGTGGTGGGGGCAGAGTAGCTGGCTTCTgcgttttttccctttgaaattctttcttttctgaatttttgctcttttgagtTGCAGCAGATGTATCTGGGTGCTGTAGACTAGTGATGCATTTAGCAACTGAGGTCTTTCTTAACtcattcaaaaagtatttactaATAGATCTGTCTAATTTGAATACCTGTGTCTTTTCAATGactgttataattttctttcccattctgtgtggATTGCAAGATCaggttaccttttttttcctgcctttttttccagtgtgcgTGCATGGGGAAAACTAGCGTTCTGTGGAGTTGAACCCAATGCAGAAAGATCTAGTACTGAAGATAGCGGAGTTACTGTGCAATAATGCCGTCActgatgaaagagcaaaatactgGGTTGAAAAATCTGCTAAGTTGTTTCCTGGAAGCCCTGCTGTTTACAAGTTGAAGGTAAATGCCAATTTCCAACCTCTGTTCTGTGACGTTCAGAAGCTTCTAGCGTCTGACTGGAGGAGCACTTTTCCCGTGTCATCTTCTGTAAAACTTCCtggctaaattattttagaatcttGAGTATTAAATCTAAtggaattaatattctttagaTGTAATTCTTCTAGAATGtattctatttttctagatttcctattcttctatttaaagaaatgttaatttctctgccatttgaCACTTCGGTCtagctttcaagaaaactgCAACTGCAGGCTTTCGTACACTTGTCAAGGTTTCAGGGTTGACAGtcttcaaaaatgcaggaaaatcatGTTAGTAGTCACATCCAAGAAGTTAAGACTAGGTAGGCAGTTCTCTATTTATTGTGTGACTGGCAGGAAGGTATCAGGCCTGAGAACTCAGACTTCCTTGCCCTctatgctgcttgtttgttttctaaatttggaTTAAATAGAGCAGAAAGTAAGGAATGCTCTAACTCTCGATGGCTGCGTAAAAGCCTTCAGTCGCACAGTCTGACTTTTGCACAGGTATTAGTTTTGTgtaacacagcagcaatgacacttagtcttaagatgtttgttttagacAGGCTATTCTGTGGCAGGGTATGCTGCCTTTGAACCAAATGGTTTCACAAGCTGAACATGCCATCCATAAGagacaaattctgattttttttccctattttaaatgtttgagtgtTTCATTAAGCTTCGTAATAACTGGaagcttttcagctttaatagTTTAAGTAATGTAGTTTGTGTGGTGGAGGCAAGAGTTGTCTGTTAATGTAGTTGTTGAAAAGGCCCACAtgcaagatgaaatattaatgcGTTGCCTTCATGTTCAATAGGAGCAGTTGCTGGATTGTAAAGCACCATCGCTAGcggaacttcataaatatgattTTGGTAAGAGGCGTTACTCTCTGAAACTCAGCATAAACATGACTGTCTGTACCAGAGGttcttctagaaatacttcGTATTGCAGTAAGAGACAGATagcaacactgaacagctaGTATGGCCCTAATCACTCCAAAAGAGGAGTGAATATGTAAGGAGTTTCAATTTATGCTGTAACATGTTGCTGAGAAGCAGTATTGTTATGCTTGGTTCTTAAGAATCTGTCACATACTTCCCTACTTCtatcctttctgtgttctctagtctgttctgatccattttcatttgctgctgcctgtttagctctttgtgtttggacATCGGTAAGCGTCAATGGGAAGGCAGGTCTGTCTTCCTATGTGACCTATGAATATAGGCTCCGAATATGTTTCTAACCACCTAAGAATGAATTCAGCTCTGTAATAATGGCAGTGTCGGACTAATACTGGTTTGGAACAATGGGCAGTAATGTTTGTGTTATCGTCATTTGTGCCAAAGATGTACACTTGGGTCTTCAAGACAGAACAAGGGAGGACCaggaatgacaaaaaggaatttgcattGGGGCTATATGGGTGCTCACGCTCATTGCTAATGTAGTCGGTTAGGTAGGACTAAATATTCGAGCAAGAGGCGTATCTATTAGTATTTTTAGAGTCGAGTGTGAGGCAGCCTTTATCAAAAATGAAAGTGCTCAGGTTCCCTAAATGGTGGACTGGCTTCTCTTTATTCTAAACTAAATTCTTAACAGAGAAACTGTGACTATTGTACATCAACTCTCATTGTATACAACTAAATTCCTCTTAATTTACTCAGTAGCAATTTgttaaattgcagttctgaagtgtttcactcAACGGGAAATAGGAGAGGTCCGGGTCTATTCAGCAGTTAATCACTTTCCTGAAgccataacaaaaaggaaactttggctACCTCATGTTTCAGTCCGTGCATAGATTGATTCAAACAAGTCATGGAACAAAACTTTGAGCATTTCTCCGTAATTCTTTAGgagattactttttcatttcaatatgtcttgctttatgctgGTCGCTGTAAAcgcttaaaatacactttcgCTGGTTTGGATaagcagtctttatttatttaagactatatttttaatgtaaagtgtgttctttttctccacagataaCACCTTACCATCCCATTTGGGTAAAAGTCAGAGTAATAGCGAACTGCAAGTCGCCCGTCAGAATCTCCAGGTAGGAACTGTAATGGCCTCAGACATTTTGTAATGATCAGTAATGTTACAAAGATTCTCACTTTTGacagagaattcagaaattactaACTATATCACTGTCATCATCCACCTCTTCCCCTAAATTAGTTCACTGACTTGGTAATGACATGCGTAGTGGTTAGATCAGatatttgctctgctgaagggagTTTGAACACAGTGCTATTATTCCAAGAGTTGTGTCTTGTGATGCGGTGTTGGCATGGAGAGAAAcacctgcaagcactgcttttcctgacAGCACCTGAAACTATGCTCTTCACTCTGGGCATTCAAGAGCACTTGCCCTCTTGACttgatcttctgtgaagaccatcccttctgcctttacttttctgctgctggtgactcCCAATAGTTTATCCACCAGCAGGCTTGGGCCACTAACTAAAGAGCTCCCAAACCTGCattggttttattctgtaacggcttctgtgcttctgctagaTTTCCTGCTGGGACTGTCTTTTGCACCATCCAAGATGAAAAGAATTGTGCGTATCTTTTTTCTCACCACTTTCCTAGAGGTGCTTTCCACTAACTGAAGAAACAATACAGCAATCTAGTGTTTAGGGCACTGGACTCTTTTGTCTTACAGATAATAGCATTATCcaaaacttctggaaacaaaatcctacttttaATTGTCTATGCTGTTACTTGAACAGCCATGCAGAgttgaattctgcattttggaaggcCAAGCAGTCCTGCCGCAAATCCAATTGAATGTAGATGGCCATTAGGATACTTCTAATTAGTCAGCTATTGTGTAacactataattaaaaacaaaacctaagcatatctgcagaggaaagaattctAGTTCACTATAAATCGGTAATTTCATGTGTTTCGAAGgcgtttcaacattttttttccttggtatagAGGGAGCgttcagcacaggagaaatatgCACTGGAACTTGAGAGACGAGAACGTGCTCTAGTTGAGCGAGAAGAATTGCTTCACAGATGTGAAGCAGCTTtcgctgcaataaaagatgctgaTGAAGACGTTTAGGCAGTACTTGGAACTatgaaaaaagtacaataaCTTACTTAGTGATTCTTATTGCTCCCCATACATTTTAACTTGCTTGTAGTTTTCTTAAGCCATCATATGTTTGCTGGATAtaatgcttatttctttaaagtgtttgaaacccccaaatgaaagatttagcaTAAAAAGTGCCAAACTGTTGTTAGTGAGTTTGGTGTGGTTTCCAGTTCAGAATGGTGCAATGAATTGTGGGATGTGTAGGTACAGATTACTGTTGAAATTTGGGAAAActagattaaaatgaagcagttaacCACTGGGTTAGAGAGGTCAGTAAGACTGGTGCTTCCAGTATTTGCAGGTCTTCGGAACAGACTAGACAAACATTTGGCAGGAATGAAGTGATGCACTTTATTATGATACAGATGGTACCCGATTTGATAATGGAATTGGATGGTTTAGACATCCTGGCACCACCTACAACAGCCCTGtggtctgtgaaattattgccaaatccctgaagaactgtgaaattattgtcaaAACCCCAAATATGCAAGCCTTATAAAGCATTGtgtaatgtggtttggagaaattgagaatattaattcttttttatttcctctcaaaacctttcacttataattctgctgtccctgactgttttgaaagtttatgGTCAATTTCAAGCCACCTTGCTCCTGTTCCATCCCAAGCTGGGCAAGCTTTTCCTAGGCTTGGTTAACTCTAAAGGTTTGGCCTTTTCAATGGAAGTAATTGAGCACTCCGTTTGGAGCCtatctgtagcattttctttgttgatgagatcatttctatatttaccGCTTAAGTCCTTTTTGCAGCATGATAACAGTCTGAGAGTGAGGCTTAAGAAAATGTAGTGGATGGTTCAATTCCTAGTGCAGAAGACAacacttctgaacaaaaagctattttcacataGAAGATTCTCACGGTTTCTGAGAAATGGAATGttactttctgaaaacatttgttttatactcggcttcaaagcctcagtgttgttttttttttttccagaatctgctggaaaatatttaattatatttcaaatttccagtgaaggggaaaaaagacatattccttggtttctttttcaaggcacgcaggttttggactgttacaagtaattgtcacttcaattttcctttgttgcggtttcttttgtctgtttttgcttatattttaatggtatgtactggtattaaattatattgtggactaataataataacaaatattaaaagattactatcttgagtttcacaattatttttttccaattcgatgaaatgtagcacgtattggatacattgctggacattgcaggacaggtgtttaagtacaggtgaactaaagcgtcttaactatcagcagtgaatagttagaatatttgaaagattcaaaaacgggagaattgggcatatttgtggttaaaatggatgctaaaagaaaaaagagctaagtgtaaacaaaagctttgacatttgttttcattcacaattctttcccacacctgacttaactgaggaatgtacaagaggatcaatgagaagatctaggtattttctggaaaaaaaaaacaagatccataggctgtacaccatggctcccattttctttatatttcttcttaatatgtggtgtggatgttgctttcttcactactggtggtatgtgcagattggaccatgaagaattacaaatttgatctttgaaagtttgtcctgttttttaacactgaaatgga
This Anas platyrhynchos isolate ZD024472 breed Pekin duck chromosome 26, IASCAAS_PekinDuck_T2T, whole genome shotgun sequence DNA region includes the following protein-coding sequences:
- the LOC139999591 gene encoding peptidyl-prolyl cis-trans isomerase-like is translated as MLRRSKAEVERCVASVQASAASRREGGDVTNHDGTGGRSIYGDAFEEESFEVKHTGPGLLSMANRGRATNNSQFFTTLKTVEALDFKHVVFGFVTDGMDVVKKLESFGSPNGLVSGRVVITDCGQIENSGF